From Panthera uncia isolate 11264 chromosome E1, Puncia_PCG_1.0, whole genome shotgun sequence, one genomic window encodes:
- the LOC125927401 gene encoding voltage-dependent T-type calcium channel subunit alpha-1G-like isoform X1 has product MEPHPEEVPLALGPDLLTVRKSGVSRTHSLPNDSYMCRDGSTAEGSLGRRSWGLPKAQSGTRAQAGLLGSHRETPSLPKPTPDLGGRGTEAAKEVSPNSKGSPLRPPPARGEWFSIRGEGSAVRGEAPMGEGEWKRGTGVRARPLTCQLLPLLLPSLPTGSVLSVHSQPADTSYILQLPKETPHLLQPHSAPTWGTIPKLPPPGRSPLAQRPLRRQAAIRTDSLDVQGLGSREDLMSEGSGPSPPLARASSFWGHLGTQVQPQPRRQSQTSKHMPPPAPCPGSDPTWSKGLPETRSSLELDTELSWVSGDPLTVGSQEEPPSPRDLKKCYSVEAQSGRRRPSSWLDEQRRHSIAVSCLDSVSQPSLGPDPSSLGGQPLGGPGSRPKKKLSPPSISIDPPESQGPRPPLSPGVCLRRRAPSSDSKDPSASGPPDSMAASPPPKKDVLSLSGLASDPADLDP; this is encoded by the exons ATGGAGCCCCACCCTGAGGAGGTTCCCCTCGCCCTGGGACCAGACCTGCTGACCGTGCGGAAGTCTGGAGTCAGCCGGACGCACTCTCTGCCCAATGACAGCTACATGTGCCGGGACGGGAGCACCGCCGAGGGGTCCCTAGGACGCAGAAGCTGGGGGCTCCCCAAAGCTCAGTCAGGTACCAGGGCTCAGGCAGGGCTGCTCGGCTCGCACAGGGAGACCCCATCCTTGCCTAAGCCCACTCCTGACCTGGGTGGGAGGGGCACCGAGGCAGCAAAAGAGGTCTCTCCGAACTCCAAGGgctcccccctccgccccccgccaGCCCGTGGAGAGTGGTTTTCAATCCGGGGCGAGGGGTCTGCGGTGAGGGGAGAGGCCCcgatgggggagggagagtggaAAAGAGGGACTGGGGTAAGAGCCAGGCCACTGACCTGccagctccttcctcttctcctcccctctctgcccacagGCTCTGTCTTGTCAGTCCACTCCCAGCCAGCAGACACCAGCTACATCCTGCAGCTTCCCAAAGAGACACCCCACCTGCTCCAGCCCCACAGCGCCCCCACCTGGGGCACCATCCCCAAACTGCCCCCACCGGGCCGCTCCCCTTTGGCTCAGAGGCCACTCAGGCGCCAG GCAGCAATAAGGACTGATTCCCTGGACGTTCAGGGCCTGGGCAGCCGGGAAGACCTGATGTCCGAGGGGAGTGGGCCCTCCCCGCCTCTGGCCCGGGCCTCCTCCTTCTGGGGCCACTTGGGCACCCAGGTGCAGCCGCAACCCCGCCGCCAGAGCCAGACCTCGAAGCACATGCCCCCGCCGGCCCCCTGCCCAGGCTCCGACCCCACCTGGAGCAAGGGCCTGCCAGAGACCAGGAGCAGCTTGGAGCTGGACACGGAACTGAGCTGGGTTTCAGGAGACCCCCTGACCGTGGGCAGCCAGGAGGAGCCCCCGTCGCCACGGGACCTGAAGAAGTGCTACAGTGTGGAGGCCCAGAGCGGCCGGCGCAGGCCCTCGTCCTGGCTGGATGAACAGAGGAGGCACTCCATTGCGGTCAGCTGCCTGGACAGCGTCTCCCAACCCAGCCTGGGCCCCGACCCCTCTAGCCTTGGGGGCCAGCCTCTCGGGGGGCCCGGAAGCCGGCCCAAGAAAAAACTCAGCCCGCCTAGTATCTCCATAGACCCCCCAGAGAGTCAGGGCCCTCGGCCCCCACTGAGCCCTGGCGTCTGCCTCCGGCGGAGGGCTCCGTCCAGCGACTCCAAGGATCCCTCGGCCTCCGGCCCCCCTGACAGCATGGCTGCCTCGCCCCCCCCAAAGAAAGACGTGCTGAGTCTCTCCGGTTTAGCCTCCGACCCGGCAGACCTGGACCCCTGA
- the LOC125927401 gene encoding voltage-dependent T-type calcium channel subunit alpha-1G-like isoform X2, whose translation MEPHPEEVPLALGPDLLTVRKSGVSRTHSLPNDSYMCRDGSTAEGSLGRRSWGLPKAQSGSVLSVHSQPADTSYILQLPKETPHLLQPHSAPTWGTIPKLPPPGRSPLAQRPLRRQAAIRTDSLDVQGLGSREDLMSEGSGPSPPLARASSFWGHLGTQVQPQPRRQSQTSKHMPPPAPCPGSDPTWSKGLPETRSSLELDTELSWVSGDPLTVGSQEEPPSPRDLKKCYSVEAQSGRRRPSSWLDEQRRHSIAVSCLDSVSQPSLGPDPSSLGGQPLGGPGSRPKKKLSPPSISIDPPESQGPRPPLSPGVCLRRRAPSSDSKDPSASGPPDSMAASPPPKKDVLSLSGLASDPADLDP comes from the exons ATGGAGCCCCACCCTGAGGAGGTTCCCCTCGCCCTGGGACCAGACCTGCTGACCGTGCGGAAGTCTGGAGTCAGCCGGACGCACTCTCTGCCCAATGACAGCTACATGTGCCGGGACGGGAGCACCGCCGAGGGGTCCCTAGGACGCAGAAGCTGGGGGCTCCCCAAAGCTCAGTCAG GCTCTGTCTTGTCAGTCCACTCCCAGCCAGCAGACACCAGCTACATCCTGCAGCTTCCCAAAGAGACACCCCACCTGCTCCAGCCCCACAGCGCCCCCACCTGGGGCACCATCCCCAAACTGCCCCCACCGGGCCGCTCCCCTTTGGCTCAGAGGCCACTCAGGCGCCAG GCAGCAATAAGGACTGATTCCCTGGACGTTCAGGGCCTGGGCAGCCGGGAAGACCTGATGTCCGAGGGGAGTGGGCCCTCCCCGCCTCTGGCCCGGGCCTCCTCCTTCTGGGGCCACTTGGGCACCCAGGTGCAGCCGCAACCCCGCCGCCAGAGCCAGACCTCGAAGCACATGCCCCCGCCGGCCCCCTGCCCAGGCTCCGACCCCACCTGGAGCAAGGGCCTGCCAGAGACCAGGAGCAGCTTGGAGCTGGACACGGAACTGAGCTGGGTTTCAGGAGACCCCCTGACCGTGGGCAGCCAGGAGGAGCCCCCGTCGCCACGGGACCTGAAGAAGTGCTACAGTGTGGAGGCCCAGAGCGGCCGGCGCAGGCCCTCGTCCTGGCTGGATGAACAGAGGAGGCACTCCATTGCGGTCAGCTGCCTGGACAGCGTCTCCCAACCCAGCCTGGGCCCCGACCCCTCTAGCCTTGGGGGCCAGCCTCTCGGGGGGCCCGGAAGCCGGCCCAAGAAAAAACTCAGCCCGCCTAGTATCTCCATAGACCCCCCAGAGAGTCAGGGCCCTCGGCCCCCACTGAGCCCTGGCGTCTGCCTCCGGCGGAGGGCTCCGTCCAGCGACTCCAAGGATCCCTCGGCCTCCGGCCCCCCTGACAGCATGGCTGCCTCGCCCCCCCCAAAGAAAGACGTGCTGAGTCTCTCCGGTTTAGCCTCCGACCCGGCAGACCTGGACCCCTGA